From a single Paenibacillus sp. FSL W8-0426 genomic region:
- a CDS encoding Nif3-like dinuclear metal center hexameric protein, translated as MFAKGQTVIQLMEQLAPKHLAVPDDRIGLQLGSLQKEINHVLVALDVTNEVVDEAIRIGANLIIAHHAIIFRPVKSLSTDTPMGKLYEKLIKHDIAVYISHTNLDVAEGGMNDWMAEAIGINSKESLEDVHTDQLFKLAVFVPRTHHEQVLQAILEAGAGSIGKYEKCSFNTEGTGTFVPGEGTQPFIGAQGRMERVEEMRIETIVPQSLRSKVIQAMLKAHPYEEVAYDLYPMDLKGRTLGLGRLGPLQETKTLGELVEVVKKELNVRHVRVVGDLAKPIKKAAVLGGSGSRYVLTARFKGADAIVTGDIDYHTAHDALMAGMCIIDVGHNAEKIMKAKTADWLRTHLEEKRYSTQVTASEINTEVFQFM; from the coding sequence ATGTTTGCCAAAGGTCAAACCGTCATTCAACTGATGGAGCAGCTCGCTCCCAAACATCTGGCTGTCCCGGATGATCGAATCGGACTGCAGCTGGGCAGTCTGCAAAAAGAAATCAACCATGTGCTCGTTGCCCTCGACGTCACCAATGAAGTCGTCGATGAAGCCATTCGTATCGGCGCCAACCTGATCATTGCGCACCATGCGATCATCTTTCGTCCTGTCAAATCGTTGAGCACGGATACGCCGATGGGCAAGTTGTACGAGAAATTGATCAAACATGATATTGCGGTGTATATCAGTCATACGAATCTGGATGTGGCGGAAGGCGGCATGAATGACTGGATGGCCGAGGCCATCGGCATCAACAGCAAGGAGTCGCTGGAGGACGTACATACGGACCAGCTGTTCAAATTGGCGGTATTCGTGCCTCGCACGCATCATGAACAAGTGCTGCAGGCGATTCTGGAAGCCGGGGCAGGAAGCATTGGCAAGTACGAGAAGTGCAGCTTTAACACGGAAGGCACAGGCACGTTTGTGCCAGGCGAAGGGACCCAGCCGTTTATCGGTGCACAAGGCCGAATGGAGCGGGTGGAAGAAATGCGGATCGAGACGATCGTGCCGCAAAGCCTGCGCAGCAAGGTCATTCAGGCGATGCTGAAGGCCCATCCTTATGAGGAAGTGGCTTATGACCTGTATCCGATGGATTTAAAAGGCCGTACGTTGGGTCTGGGGCGTTTGGGACCTCTTCAGGAGACAAAGACCTTGGGTGAACTGGTAGAGGTCGTTAAAAAAGAACTGAACGTGCGCCACGTGCGCGTTGTTGGCGACTTGGCTAAACCGATCAAAAAAGCAGCCGTGCTTGGAGGTTCAGGAAGCCGTTACGTGCTTACCGCCCGTTTCAAAGGAGCGGACGCTATTGTCACGGGGGATATCGATTATCATACGGCGCACGATGCGCTGATGGCCGGTATGTGCATCATTGACGTAGGCCATAATGCCGAGAAAATCATGAAAGCGAAAACGGCGGACTGGCTGCGGACCCATTTGGAGGAAAAACGCTATTCTACTCAGGTGACCGCTTCCGAAATCAACACGGAAGTATTCCAATTCATGTAA
- a CDS encoding class I SAM-dependent methyltransferase, with protein MKLSNRLQLIHDQIPEGSRLADIGSDHALLPVAAVRSGRAALAVAGEVNQGPYEAARKQVSDAALEGQITVRRGDGLEVISKGEVDVITIAGMGGALIASILDRGYDKLDEVSLLVLQPNVGEDILRRWLLEHGWVVVAERLLEEDGKIYEIITAMPQSQSPIANEEVYRPRPLGNGIELTQDLLLRMGPYLVDRPNEVFFAKWESEIAKLQGVADSIARSDSDTARDKASEVERLITSLKEVLTCLPKVKPSFN; from the coding sequence ATGAAACTTTCGAATCGATTACAGTTAATTCACGACCAAATTCCGGAGGGCAGCCGTCTGGCAGATATCGGTTCAGACCATGCATTGCTTCCAGTCGCTGCCGTCCGCAGCGGACGAGCGGCACTGGCCGTTGCGGGGGAGGTCAATCAGGGACCTTATGAAGCTGCCCGCAAGCAGGTGAGCGATGCTGCTCTCGAGGGGCAGATCACGGTGCGCCGGGGAGACGGCCTTGAGGTCATTTCCAAGGGAGAGGTCGACGTTATCACGATTGCGGGTATGGGAGGGGCTTTGATCGCTTCCATTTTGGACCGTGGGTACGACAAACTGGACGAGGTCAGCCTGCTTGTGCTGCAGCCGAACGTAGGCGAGGACATTCTGCGACGCTGGCTGCTTGAACACGGCTGGGTCGTCGTGGCTGAGCGGTTGCTGGAGGAAGACGGAAAAATTTACGAAATCATTACGGCTATGCCGCAATCGCAAAGCCCGATCGCCAATGAAGAAGTATATCGCCCGCGGCCGCTTGGAAACGGGATCGAGTTGACGCAGGATTTATTGCTGCGCATGGGGCCGTATTTGGTCGATCGTCCGAACGAAGTGTTTTTTGCAAAATGGGAAAGCGAGATCGCCAAACTGCAAGGCGTTGCCGATTCCATCGCCAGATCCGATTCCGATACTGCCCGGGACAAGGCTTCCGAGGTGGAACGACTGATTACGAGTCTGAAGGAGGTTCTTACATGTTTGCCAAAGGTCAAACCGTCATTCAACTGA
- the rpoD gene encoding RNA polymerase sigma factor RpoD has translation MANDQHTELETEMTLDQVKDQLIEQGKKRSSLNYKEIIEKLSPFDQDPEQMDEFYEQLSDLGIDVVNENNEEVRPGEEGEGRDSDDEFHFDDDLSLPPGIKINDPVRMYLKEIGRVPLLSADDEIELANRIEQGDEEAKRRLAEANLRLVVSIAKRYVGRGMLFLDLIQEGNMGLIKAVEKFDYKKGFKFSTYATWWIRQAITRAIADQARTIRIPVHMVETINKLIRVSRQLLQELGREPTPEEIAAEMDLSVEKVREITKIAQEPVSLETPIGEEDDSHLGDFIEDQEALAPADAAAYELLKEQLEDVLDTLTEREENVLRLRFGLDDGRTRTLEEVGKVFGVTRERIRQIEAKALRKLRHPSRSKRLKDFLE, from the coding sequence ATGGCGAATGATCAGCATACTGAACTAGAAACAGAAATGACGCTGGATCAGGTTAAGGATCAATTGATTGAACAAGGCAAGAAAAGATCGTCATTGAACTACAAAGAAATTATCGAGAAGCTCTCCCCATTTGATCAGGATCCGGAACAAATGGATGAGTTTTACGAACAACTGAGCGATCTTGGCATTGATGTGGTGAATGAAAATAATGAAGAGGTTCGGCCCGGGGAAGAGGGAGAAGGGCGGGATTCGGACGACGAATTCCACTTTGATGATGACCTGAGCTTGCCTCCAGGGATCAAAATCAACGACCCGGTCCGGATGTATCTCAAAGAAATCGGTCGTGTACCTTTGTTGTCTGCGGACGATGAGATTGAACTTGCGAATCGGATCGAGCAAGGGGACGAAGAAGCCAAACGGCGTTTGGCGGAAGCGAATCTCAGACTCGTTGTCAGCATCGCGAAGCGGTATGTAGGACGTGGAATGCTGTTCCTTGATTTGATCCAGGAAGGAAACATGGGGCTGATCAAAGCCGTAGAGAAATTCGACTACAAAAAAGGCTTCAAGTTCAGTACGTATGCGACATGGTGGATTCGCCAGGCCATTACGCGTGCCATTGCCGACCAGGCGAGAACGATTCGTATCCCGGTGCATATGGTTGAAACCATTAATAAGCTGATTCGGGTATCCCGTCAGCTGTTGCAGGAATTGGGCCGCGAACCGACGCCCGAAGAGATTGCAGCCGAGATGGATCTGAGCGTGGAAAAAGTACGCGAAATTACGAAAATTGCTCAGGAACCCGTTTCCCTTGAGACACCGATTGGTGAAGAGGACGATTCTCATCTGGGTGACTTCATCGAGGATCAAGAAGCGCTTGCACCAGCGGATGCGGCCGCTTACGAACTGCTGAAGGAGCAGCTTGAAGACGTTCTGGATACGTTGACCGAGCGTGAAGAGAACGTACTGCGTTTGCGTTTCGGACTTGATGATGGACGGACTAGAACATTGGAAGAAGTGGGCAAAGTATTTGGCGTGACGCGTGAGCGTATTCGTCAGATTGAAGCCAAAGCTCTTCGCAAGCTGCGTCATCCAAGCCGCAGTAAACGTCTTAAAGATTTCCTCGAATAA
- the dnaG gene encoding DNA primase has translation MSTGQGGIPESIIESVLQQHDIVDTVSRFVHLTKQGKYMKGLCPFHSEKTPSFTVTPEKQIFYCYGCGKGGNAIKFRMEIEGLSFPEAVKSMAEESHISLGDWQGRESAHYNPETARLLEAYELTAKLYHFLLKNTEHGKAAMEYLRSRGFNDKLIDQFQIGYAPNRWDTLVQFLEKREFSLKEMERGGLLSERNEGEGYVDRFRDRVMFPIHGRNGKPIAFAGRILGEGQPKYLNSPETRLFHKGRVLYNLHQAKNGIRKQRQAILFEGYGDVISAWDQDIQNGVAAMGTALTENQALMLKGMCDEVILCYDGDRAGQAAAMKNFPILEEAGLRVKVALIPEGLDPDEFIRKHGGERFRNQIVEGAVTTTKFKLINLKKNHILLEGGGQIAYTKEAVKLIAPLPSPTEREVYLRELAAEVDVSFETLKQECNEQREAMKNNPEFGDNNPKRWNNGRQQNRHVPTPNLLPAYHVAERKLLAWMLLDEEAAQYVNEHLGEAFNLEDHAAIAAYLYAYYAQGKPPDTSRFMSSLHDDRLEKTVSSISMMEGPGEWSIQVLDDCIREILKYPRMKQYDLKKEEMIAAERAGDSVRAAQIAIEMIALERQ, from the coding sequence ATGAGTACCGGACAAGGCGGTATACCCGAAAGCATCATTGAATCGGTGTTACAGCAGCACGACATCGTTGACACGGTTAGCCGATTTGTGCATCTGACCAAGCAGGGGAAATACATGAAAGGCCTCTGCCCTTTTCATTCCGAGAAGACGCCTTCGTTTACAGTCACTCCCGAGAAACAGATTTTCTATTGCTACGGCTGCGGCAAGGGCGGAAATGCCATCAAATTCAGGATGGAAATCGAAGGATTATCTTTTCCCGAGGCCGTCAAGTCGATGGCGGAAGAAAGTCATATTTCGCTGGGAGATTGGCAGGGGCGCGAATCTGCTCATTACAATCCGGAAACGGCACGTTTGCTGGAAGCATATGAGCTTACTGCGAAGCTGTATCATTTCTTACTGAAAAATACCGAGCACGGCAAGGCGGCTATGGAGTATTTGCGTTCGCGTGGTTTTAACGACAAGTTGATCGACCAGTTCCAGATTGGTTATGCACCGAATCGTTGGGATACGCTGGTGCAGTTTCTGGAGAAACGCGAGTTTTCCCTGAAGGAGATGGAACGCGGCGGGCTTCTGTCCGAGCGCAATGAGGGCGAAGGATACGTCGATCGCTTCCGCGATAGAGTCATGTTTCCGATTCATGGGAGAAACGGGAAGCCCATTGCTTTTGCAGGCCGCATTTTGGGAGAGGGACAGCCGAAATATTTGAATTCGCCGGAAACCCGGCTTTTTCACAAGGGTCGTGTCCTCTATAATCTGCATCAAGCCAAAAACGGGATTCGCAAACAAAGACAGGCCATCTTGTTCGAGGGATACGGTGACGTGATCTCTGCTTGGGATCAAGACATACAGAACGGCGTAGCCGCAATGGGAACGGCACTGACGGAAAATCAGGCCTTAATGCTTAAAGGCATGTGCGATGAAGTCATCCTCTGTTATGACGGCGACCGGGCTGGACAGGCTGCAGCAATGAAAAACTTTCCGATCCTGGAAGAAGCCGGACTGAGAGTGAAGGTCGCGCTAATTCCGGAAGGATTGGATCCGGACGAGTTCATTCGCAAGCATGGCGGCGAACGGTTCCGGAACCAGATTGTTGAAGGTGCTGTAACAACCACAAAATTTAAGCTTATAAACCTGAAAAAAAACCATATACTGCTAGAAGGCGGCGGGCAGATTGCCTATACGAAGGAAGCGGTGAAGCTCATTGCCCCACTGCCTTCGCCGACAGAGCGCGAGGTATATCTTCGTGAGCTGGCTGCCGAGGTCGACGTTTCATTCGAAACGCTCAAGCAGGAATGCAACGAACAGCGCGAAGCCATGAAAAATAACCCGGAGTTCGGGGATAATAACCCGAAAAGGTGGAATAATGGTAGGCAACAAAATAGGCATGTGCCAACACCTAACCTGTTGCCCGCTTATCATGTGGCTGAGCGGAAATTGCTTGCTTGGATGCTTTTGGATGAAGAAGCGGCCCAGTACGTGAATGAGCATCTTGGTGAAGCTTTTAATTTGGAGGATCATGCAGCGATCGCTGCTTATCTATACGCCTATTATGCACAAGGAAAACCGCCGGATACAAGCCGTTTCATGTCATCGTTGCATGATGACCGCCTGGAGAAAACGGTAAGCTCCATCTCCATGATGGAGGGACCGGGCGAATGGAGCATTCAGGTGCTGGACGATTGCATCAGGGAAATATTGAAATATCCTCGGATGAAGCAGTATGACCTGAAGAAGGAAGAAATGATTGCTGCAGAGCGGGCGGGTGATTCTGTACGCGCGGCACAAATCGCAATTGAAATGATTGCCCTAGAGAGACAGTGA
- a CDS encoding YaiI/YqxD family protein has product MSELNVRHIVVDGDACPVKAEIADTARRFNIPVLLVSSFDHQLQGGDGVRIVQVDRSSQSADLYIANHVKAYDVVITQDYGLAALALGKRCYVLSFRGRNFTDRDIDFMLDSRHTAAKERRKGRYGKGPKPFTAEDREIFQHKLTKLLKDLQENVQI; this is encoded by the coding sequence TTGAGTGAGTTGAATGTGCGCCACATCGTTGTGGACGGTGATGCTTGCCCGGTCAAGGCCGAGATTGCCGATACGGCACGGCGTTTCAATATTCCAGTCCTGTTGGTCTCTTCATTCGATCATCAGCTGCAGGGTGGAGACGGCGTGCGCATCGTACAGGTAGATCGAAGCAGCCAGAGTGCGGATCTGTACATTGCCAATCATGTTAAGGCATATGATGTGGTTATTACGCAGGACTACGGATTGGCTGCACTCGCGCTAGGCAAACGTTGTTACGTTTTATCTTTTCGCGGCCGTAACTTCACGGATCGTGACATCGACTTTATGCTGGATTCGCGTCATACCGCTGCGAAGGAACGCAGGAAAGGCCGCTATGGCAAAGGGCCGAAGCCTTTCACAGCGGAGGATCGTGAAATTTTTCAACATAAACTGACAAAACTTTTAAAAGATTTGCAGGAGAACGTACAAATTTAG
- the glyS gene encoding glycine--tRNA ligase subunit beta: MSKDLLFEIGLEEVPARFLRGAIEQLQERVVKFLDASRIAFGQVEAYATPRRLAVLIRDVAEKQEDVEEEVKGPSRKIALDENGNWSKAALGFARSQGVDPEQFTFKELAGVEYIYATKSSKGVETASVIGEGLLSVLHAMTFPKFMRWASYDFKFVRPIRWIVALLGNEIIELEVAGVKSGNVTRGHRFLGQEAVVTDPGSYVELLRSEHVVADIKEREQMIVSQIQALAAEKGWNVPIKEDLLEEVLFLVETPTVLFGTFDESFLNIPQDVLITSMREHQRYFPVLDENGQLLPYFVTVRNGGSDSLDVIAKGNEKVLRARLSDAKFFYEEDQKLQIKDALSKLESIVFQEELGTVGDKVRRIRKIADSLASKLDVPADDAESVSRAADICKFDLVTLMVGEFPELQGVMGEDYARKAGEKEAAAKAVFEHYQPRFAGDQSPASLVGAIVSIADKIDTIVGCFSINIIPTGSQDPYALRRQAAGIVQILLDHNLPLTLSEVFGIALDVHAQMNLLKRTEDEVRKDLQDFFSLRVKKLLSDTVRYDVVDAVIAAGFDDIGAIVPKGEALMAAVQTGDAFKTTVESFNRVGNLAAKASAVAVHPELFTEDGERQLHEVWNRTADEYRQVLSRHEAAEALAIASGWKEAITAFFDSVMVMAEDEAVRANRLALLAAIDRDLKGFADFSKLVW, translated from the coding sequence ATGTCTAAGGATTTACTGTTCGAAATCGGGTTGGAAGAGGTACCTGCGCGTTTTTTGCGCGGAGCCATTGAACAGCTTCAGGAACGGGTTGTCAAGTTTTTGGATGCATCCCGCATTGCGTTTGGCCAAGTAGAGGCTTATGCGACTCCGCGCAGACTTGCCGTGCTTATTCGTGACGTTGCCGAAAAACAAGAGGACGTCGAGGAAGAAGTAAAGGGGCCTTCCCGCAAAATTGCGCTGGACGAAAACGGAAACTGGAGCAAGGCCGCGCTCGGGTTTGCACGCAGTCAAGGCGTCGATCCTGAACAGTTTACGTTCAAAGAGCTTGCGGGCGTGGAATACATCTACGCAACGAAAAGCAGCAAAGGGGTTGAAACCGCCTCGGTCATCGGCGAAGGTCTGCTGTCCGTGCTGCATGCGATGACTTTCCCGAAATTCATGCGTTGGGCTTCGTACGATTTCAAATTCGTTCGCCCGATCCGCTGGATTGTTGCTTTGTTGGGCAACGAGATTATCGAATTGGAAGTTGCTGGCGTCAAATCCGGCAATGTTACCCGCGGACATCGTTTTCTGGGGCAGGAAGCGGTTGTCACCGATCCGGGCTCTTACGTGGAACTTCTTCGTTCCGAACATGTAGTTGCGGATATTAAGGAACGCGAGCAAATGATCGTTTCCCAGATTCAGGCGCTTGCCGCCGAAAAAGGCTGGAACGTGCCGATCAAAGAGGATTTGCTTGAAGAAGTATTGTTCCTGGTGGAGACGCCGACCGTGCTGTTCGGTACGTTCGACGAATCGTTCTTGAACATCCCGCAGGACGTGCTGATTACGTCGATGCGCGAACATCAGCGTTATTTCCCTGTACTGGACGAGAACGGGCAGCTGCTGCCTTACTTCGTGACGGTGCGCAACGGAGGAAGCGATTCGCTAGACGTCATCGCAAAGGGGAACGAGAAAGTATTGCGCGCACGCCTGTCCGACGCAAAATTCTTCTATGAGGAAGATCAGAAATTGCAGATCAAGGATGCATTGTCCAAACTTGAGAGCATCGTCTTCCAAGAAGAGCTTGGAACGGTTGGAGACAAGGTACGCCGCATTCGTAAAATTGCCGACAGCCTGGCGTCGAAACTGGACGTGCCTGCAGACGATGCCGAGTCCGTAAGCCGCGCAGCCGACATTTGCAAATTCGACCTGGTCACGCTCATGGTTGGTGAATTCCCTGAATTGCAAGGCGTGATGGGTGAGGATTATGCCCGGAAGGCTGGAGAAAAAGAAGCAGCTGCCAAAGCGGTATTCGAACATTACCAGCCGCGCTTTGCAGGAGATCAATCCCCTGCCTCGCTTGTCGGTGCAATCGTGAGCATTGCAGACAAAATCGATACCATCGTGGGATGTTTCTCGATCAACATCATTCCAACAGGTTCGCAGGACCCTTATGCACTGCGTCGTCAAGCAGCCGGCATCGTGCAAATCCTGCTCGATCACAATCTGCCTTTGACGCTGTCCGAAGTTTTCGGCATTGCGCTGGACGTTCATGCACAGATGAATCTTTTGAAACGCACCGAGGACGAAGTTCGTAAGGATTTACAAGACTTTTTCAGCTTGCGCGTGAAAAAGCTTCTGTCCGACACCGTGCGTTATGACGTCGTCGATGCGGTCATTGCCGCCGGTTTTGACGATATCGGCGCCATCGTTCCGAAAGGTGAAGCATTGATGGCCGCGGTTCAAACCGGGGATGCTTTCAAAACGACGGTGGAATCCTTTAACCGCGTAGGCAATCTGGCTGCGAAAGCTTCTGCCGTTGCCGTTCATCCCGAACTGTTTACGGAAGACGGGGAGCGTCAGCTGCACGAGGTCTGGAACAGAACCGCCGACGAGTACCGTCAAGTTCTGTCCCGTCATGAAGCTGCCGAGGCGCTGGCCATTGCGTCGGGCTGGAAAGAAGCCATTACGGCATTTTTCGATTCCGTCATGGTTATGGCGGAAGACGAAGCGGTTCGGGCGAATCGTCTTGCGCTGCTCGCGGCCATTGATCGCGACCTGAAAGGATTTGCCGATTTCTCCAAGCTGGTATGGTAA
- the glyQ gene encoding glycine--tRNA ligase subunit alpha, giving the protein MNFQQMILTLQQFWAEHNCIIVQPYDTEKGAGTMNPMTFLRSLGPEPWKVAYVEPSRRPSDGRYGDNPNRLYQHHQFQVIIKPSPDNIQEIYLESLARLGIDPLKHDIRFVEDNWENPSLGCAGLGWEVWLDGMEITQFTYFQQVGGIETNPVAVEITYGMERLASYIQEKENVFELEWVEGISYGDVFKQPEFEHSKYTFEVSDVKMLFTLFNMYEEEANKAMAQHLVFPAYDYVLKCSHTFNLLDARGAISVTERTGYITRVRNLARQVAATYVEEREKLGFPLIKKGGAEHV; this is encoded by the coding sequence ATGAATTTTCAGCAGATGATTCTAACGCTGCAACAATTCTGGGCCGAGCACAACTGCATTATTGTGCAGCCATACGACACGGAAAAAGGCGCAGGTACGATGAACCCGATGACCTTTTTGCGTTCTCTTGGGCCTGAGCCGTGGAAAGTAGCCTATGTGGAGCCCTCCCGCCGGCCTTCGGACGGTCGTTACGGCGATAATCCCAACCGCTTGTATCAGCATCATCAGTTCCAGGTCATTATCAAGCCTTCGCCGGATAATATCCAGGAAATTTACCTCGAAAGCCTGGCGCGTTTGGGCATCGATCCGCTGAAGCATGACATTCGTTTTGTGGAAGACAACTGGGAGAACCCGTCTCTTGGTTGTGCGGGTTTGGGATGGGAAGTATGGCTGGACGGCATGGAAATTACCCAGTTCACCTACTTCCAGCAAGTCGGCGGCATCGAGACCAATCCGGTCGCGGTAGAAATTACGTACGGCATGGAACGTCTGGCTTCCTATATTCAGGAAAAAGAAAATGTATTTGAACTGGAATGGGTCGAAGGCATTTCGTATGGCGATGTTTTCAAGCAACCCGAGTTCGAGCATTCCAAATATACGTTTGAGGTATCTGACGTCAAGATGCTGTTCACCCTTTTCAACATGTACGAGGAAGAGGCAAACAAAGCAATGGCTCAACACTTGGTATTCCCTGCATACGATTACGTGCTGAAATGTTCGCACACCTTTAACCTGCTGGATGCACGCGGCGCAATCAGCGTAACCGAGCGTACCGGATACATTACCCGCGTTCGGAATCTGGCTCGCCAAGTAGCCGCAACATACGTGGAAGAGCGCGAGAAGCTGGGCTTCCCGCTGATCAAGAAAGGGGGAGCCGAGCATGTCTAA
- the recO gene encoding DNA repair protein RecO has product MLYRVEGIVIRSMDYGEGNKIVTLCTESGTKVGVLVKGAKKPKSRHAALVQPFTYGQYVYFRNKGLGTLNAGEIIESNHELREDLVKAAYAAYACELLDRVLQEEETGAFWFKQLKACLQALKEDKDPVVITGLYEMKILQAAGYGPALDECISCGRERPEEQLFVSPRLGGVLCRACKHFDPPAMSVGPKALKLLRLFAQLDLQRLGSISVSEDTRAELKRIMRAFMDHQLGLHLKSRSFLDQMEKYGI; this is encoded by the coding sequence ATGCTATACAGGGTGGAAGGGATTGTCATCCGCAGCATGGATTACGGCGAGGGAAATAAAATTGTTACGCTTTGCACCGAAAGCGGAACAAAAGTAGGGGTGCTTGTCAAGGGCGCCAAAAAGCCCAAGAGTAGACATGCTGCGCTGGTACAGCCTTTTACGTACGGCCAATATGTATACTTCCGCAACAAAGGTCTGGGAACGCTGAACGCAGGCGAGATCATTGAAAGCAACCATGAGCTGAGGGAAGACCTGGTCAAGGCTGCTTATGCTGCCTATGCTTGCGAGCTTTTGGACCGGGTGCTGCAGGAAGAGGAAACAGGTGCATTTTGGTTCAAACAACTAAAGGCGTGCCTTCAGGCATTGAAGGAAGACAAAGACCCGGTGGTCATCACCGGTCTGTATGAGATGAAAATATTGCAGGCCGCAGGATACGGCCCGGCTCTGGACGAATGCATTTCCTGCGGACGCGAGCGTCCGGAGGAGCAGCTGTTCGTCAGTCCAAGACTGGGCGGAGTGCTTTGCAGGGCCTGCAAGCATTTTGATCCGCCGGCGATGAGTGTGGGCCCGAAGGCGCTTAAGCTGCTTCGTTTGTTTGCTCAGCTGGATCTGCAACGATTGGGCAGCATATCGGTCAGCGAAGACACCCGGGCCGAACTTAAACGAATCATGCGAGCCTTCATGGATCACCAGTTAGGGCTTCATTTAAAATCCCGTTCTTTCCTGGACCAGATGGAAAAGTACGGGATTTGA
- a CDS encoding YqzL family protein — protein sequence MRDFSWKVFTMTGDVESYLLYTEACNALEPESEASGEGIEDEEAES from the coding sequence GTGCGAGATTTTTCGTGGAAGGTGTTTACGATGACGGGGGATGTAGAATCTTATTTGCTATATACCGAGGCGTGTAATGCATTGGAACCGGAGTCGGAAGCTTCAGGGGAAGGAATCGAAGATGAAGAAGCCGAGAGTTGA
- the era gene encoding GTPase Era codes for MKKQAFKSGFVAIVGRPNVGKSTLMNKIIGQKIAIMSDKPQTTRNKIHGVYTSAEQQIVFLDTPGIHKRQSKLGDFMNQTALNTLGEVEAALFLIDASEGMGGGDRYIAEQLKNVRTPVILVMNKIDKVEPEALLPLIEEYRKLHDFAEIVPVSAMHGNNVSTLLEQIGKYLPEGPQYYPEDQVTDHPEQFVCAELIREKILQMTREEVPHSIAVTIEDMKVQDNGVVYISAVIFVERDSQKGIIIGKQGAMLKEVGKRARTDIQNLLGSRIYMDLWVKVKKDWRNQERVLRDLGFHRDA; via the coding sequence ATGAAAAAACAAGCATTCAAATCGGGTTTTGTTGCCATCGTCGGCCGTCCGAACGTGGGCAAATCCACGCTGATGAACAAAATTATCGGGCAAAAAATCGCGATTATGTCGGATAAGCCTCAGACGACGCGCAACAAGATTCATGGCGTATACACCTCTGCCGAACAGCAAATCGTTTTTTTGGATACCCCGGGAATCCATAAACGCCAATCCAAGTTGGGCGATTTCATGAACCAAACGGCCTTGAACACGCTTGGCGAAGTCGAGGCGGCGCTGTTCCTGATCGACGCTTCGGAAGGTATGGGCGGCGGAGACCGTTATATTGCCGAGCAGCTCAAAAACGTGCGGACTCCGGTGATTTTGGTCATGAACAAAATCGACAAAGTAGAGCCGGAAGCCTTGCTTCCGCTGATTGAGGAATATCGCAAACTGCATGATTTTGCGGAGATCGTTCCCGTATCGGCGATGCATGGCAACAATGTTTCGACTTTGCTCGAGCAGATCGGCAAATACCTGCCGGAAGGCCCGCAGTATTATCCCGAAGACCAGGTCACGGACCACCCCGAGCAATTTGTGTGCGCTGAGCTGATCCGGGAGAAAATTTTGCAAATGACGCGTGAAGAGGTACCGCATTCCATCGCCGTAACCATCGAGGATATGAAGGTGCAGGATAACGGCGTGGTGTATATTTCGGCGGTTATCTTTGTGGAGCGGGATTCCCAGAAGGGCATCATCATCGGCAAACAGGGCGCCATGCTTAAAGAAGTAGGCAAGCGCGCCCGAACGGATATACAGAATTTGCTTGGCTCAAGAATTTATATGGATCTGTGGGTTAAAGTCAAGAAAGACTGGAGAAATCAGGAACGTGTGTTGCGCGACCTGGGCTTCCATCGTGATGCCTGA
- a CDS encoding cytidine deaminase has product MDKQGLMQEAIKARTKAYTPYSHFGVGAALLDHEGNVHHGCNIENAAYTPSNCAERTALFSAIAGGQKPRSFKAIAVVGDTEGPIAPCGVCRQVLFELCEPDMPVFLGNLKGDLQETTVAELLPWAFGPADLEKSTKQ; this is encoded by the coding sequence ATGGATAAACAGGGATTGATGCAGGAAGCGATCAAGGCACGTACGAAAGCGTACACTCCTTATTCCCATTTCGGGGTTGGTGCGGCATTGTTGGACCATGAGGGCAACGTTCATCATGGGTGCAATATCGAGAATGCGGCTTATACGCCGAGCAACTGCGCTGAACGTACCGCGTTGTTCAGCGCCATTGCGGGCGGGCAGAAGCCGCGCAGCTTCAAAGCGATTGCGGTTGTGGGCGATACGGAAGGTCCCATCGCGCCTTGCGGGGTATGCCGTCAGGTATTGTTCGAGCTTTGCGAGCCGGACATGCCCGTTTTTTTGGGCAATCTGAAAGGAGATCTTCAGGAAACAACCGTGGCCGAATTGCTGCCATGGGCGTTTGGACCGGCTGATCTCGAAAAATCGACCAAACAGTAA